A genomic stretch from Rhabdothermincola salaria includes:
- a CDS encoding MBL fold metallo-hydrolase yields MERVVTSGTFTLDGQSFDVDNNIWLVGDDHEVFVIDAAHDHQPIVDAVGGRKVVAVLATHGHNDHINCAAALADAVHAPVHIHPDDLMLWEVVNPDRPPDALLHDGERLRAGGVELEVMHTPGHSPGGCCFHDAADAVVFSGDTLFNGGPGATGRSFSDRPTIVRSITTRLFALPDETVVHTGHGDSTTIGAERPNVTTES; encoded by the coding sequence CAACAACATCTGGCTGGTCGGCGACGACCACGAGGTCTTCGTCATCGACGCCGCCCACGACCACCAGCCCATCGTCGACGCCGTCGGCGGGCGCAAGGTGGTGGCGGTGCTGGCCACCCACGGCCACAACGACCACATCAACTGCGCCGCCGCCCTCGCCGATGCCGTGCACGCACCGGTGCACATCCACCCCGACGACCTCATGCTCTGGGAGGTCGTGAACCCCGATCGGCCCCCCGACGCGCTGCTCCACGACGGCGAGCGCCTCCGAGCCGGTGGCGTGGAGCTCGAGGTCATGCACACCCCCGGTCACTCCCCCGGAGGCTGTTGCTTCCACGACGCCGCCGACGCGGTGGTGTTCAGCGGCGACACGCTCTTCAACGGCGGCCCGGGCGCGACCGGGCGTTCGTTCAGCGACCGGCCCACCATCGTGCGCTCGATCACCACCCGGCTCTTCGCCCTGCCGGACGAGACCGTGGTCCACACCGGACACGGCGACTCCACCACCATCGGCGCCGAACGCCCCAACGTCACCACCGAGAGCTGA